In one window of Methanolobus mangrovi DNA:
- a CDS encoding GTP-binding protein, with translation MKVIIIGGFLGSGKTTTLRNLGKHFIDKGHKIAIIVNEVGEVGVDGETISSSGLVTKELTSGCICCSLKISMEFTLQTIIEDYEPDVIIIEPTGIAFPLQIKEHIELMDLGEVSFAPVVSIVDASRFGVEWKQIPKFIESQIKESEIVCINKIDLVDSEAIATSTQMVLGINPDAIVVEFSAKNADEKFERFMDLLTGESEIRQEREDLNSMEVSGVGAYAGEYSIKSEALHPDNITTMLVHILMDIRDKVKQINPDFIGHVKISFKFKDGLIKGSLTSSEGEPVVEILDEKGDGEEHLKFLSAVTKVQKEELVEIVDECIQEILEKEGISFEKISFQVHDEPNLITLDI, from the coding sequence ATGAAAGTGATAATCATAGGCGGTTTTCTCGGCAGCGGAAAAACAACTACTTTAAGGAATCTTGGTAAACATTTTATTGATAAAGGGCACAAAATTGCCATAATTGTCAATGAGGTTGGTGAGGTGGGGGTAGATGGTGAGACCATATCAAGCAGTGGCCTTGTAACAAAAGAGCTGACGAGTGGCTGTATTTGCTGCTCTCTTAAGATCAGCATGGAATTCACCCTGCAAACGATTATTGAGGATTATGAACCGGATGTTATTATTATCGAGCCGACAGGAATTGCTTTCCCTCTCCAGATAAAGGAACATATAGAACTCATGGATCTGGGTGAAGTCTCATTTGCTCCTGTGGTCTCAATTGTCGATGCCAGCAGGTTCGGTGTTGAATGGAAGCAGATCCCAAAGTTCATTGAGAGCCAGATAAAGGAATCTGAGATCGTTTGTATCAATAAGATAGACCTTGTGGACAGTGAAGCTATTGCAACTTCAACTCAGATGGTCCTTGGAATAAATCCTGATGCAATTGTTGTTGAATTCTCAGCAAAGAATGCAGATGAGAAATTCGAGAGATTCATGGACCTTCTGACAGGTGAAAGTGAGATAAGACAGGAACGCGAGGACCTGAACTCTATGGAAGTTTCAGGTGTGGGTGCCTATGCAGGTGAGTATTCCATTAAGTCAGAAGCTCTGCATCCTGATAATATCACAACAATGCTGGTCCATATTTTAATGGATATAAGGGATAAAGTAAAACAGATCAATCCTGATTTCATAGGTCATGTTAAGATCAGTTTCAAGTTCAAGGATGGTCTTATCAAGGGTAGCCTGACATCATCCGAAGGTGAACCGGTTGTTGAGATCCTTGATGAAAAGGGCGATGGAGAAGAGCATCTCAAGTTCCTGAGTGCGGTAACGAAAGTCCAGAAGGAAGAACTTGTGGAGATCGTTGATGAATGCATCCAGGAGATTCTGGAAAAGGAAGGCATTTCATTTGAGAAGATCAGTTTCCAGGTACATGATGAACCTAATCTGATAACTCTGGATATCTGA
- a CDS encoding ferredoxin domain-containing protein, with protein MKQNPELEVLESLAKTILVAARTAPKGKGVDDIVTFLVHDDERMDLADKMEELSEIKDMKFLIRDAKNVRDADLLVLIGLKSSGVSSLNCGACGFKTCKEMLEHKKVKVEFTGPHCMIKYMDLGIAVGSAVAKAKDLCIDNRVLYSAGAAACYFDMIDADVAMAVPLSVKGKNIFFDRPSTR; from the coding sequence ATGAAACAAAATCCTGAACTCGAGGTACTTGAATCACTTGCAAAGACAATCCTTGTAGCTGCAAGGACCGCACCCAAGGGAAAAGGTGTCGATGACATAGTTACCTTTCTGGTGCATGATGATGAAAGAATGGACCTTGCAGATAAAATGGAGGAGCTCAGTGAAATCAAGGATATGAAGTTCCTGATACGGGATGCAAAGAATGTCAGGGATGCTGATCTATTGGTTCTTATCGGTCTGAAATCCTCCGGTGTAAGTTCACTTAACTGTGGAGCATGCGGATTTAAGACATGCAAGGAAATGCTTGAGCACAAGAAGGTCAAGGTAGAGTTCACTGGTCCGCATTGCATGATAAAATACATGGACCTTGGTATTGCTGTCGGCTCCGCGGTGGCTAAGGCAAAGGACCTGTGTATCGATAACAGAGTGCTGTATTCAGCAGGTGCTGCTGCATGTTATTTTGATATGATAGATGCAGATGTTGCAATGGCTGTTCCGTTGAGTGTCAAGGGCAAGAACATCTTCTTTGACAGGCCATCCACAAGGTGA
- a CDS encoding FmdE family protein, with protein sequence MEMTKEEMLDLGFKFHGHRCPGMPLGLRVAWAAMEKLGVSRAKDGELVALIETGDAHCAGCFGDGVQIATGCTVGKGNIKKTHYGKIAMTLISRNNNKAVRAYVVPEFFAKMEQSPFMQQRKSGVPASQVSCEISQPSIDMVMSMPDSAFIEVSDVFDYELDSPVVQFKRVKCSGCNEMVIEKYAHVLDDKIVCRSCLEEVHKL encoded by the coding sequence ATGGAAATGACAAAAGAAGAAATGCTTGATCTCGGATTCAAATTTCACGGACATCGTTGTCCTGGAATGCCTCTTGGACTAAGGGTTGCCTGGGCAGCCATGGAGAAACTTGGTGTGTCAAGAGCCAAAGATGGTGAACTTGTAGCCCTTATTGAGACTGGAGATGCTCACTGTGCAGGTTGCTTTGGAGATGGAGTACAGATTGCCACAGGATGTACGGTGGGAAAAGGCAACATAAAAAAGACCCATTACGGAAAAATAGCAATGACCCTTATATCTCGCAATAACAACAAAGCGGTCAGAGCATACGTAGTGCCTGAATTCTTCGCAAAGATGGAGCAGTCTCCTTTTATGCAACAAAGGAAGTCCGGAGTTCCGGCATCTCAGGTATCCTGTGAGATCTCACAACCTTCAATAGATATGGTAATGTCAATGCCTGATTCAGCTTTCATTGAAGTAAGCGATGTATTTGACTATGAGCTTGACTCTCCTGTTGTGCAATTCAAGCGTGTAAAATGTTCCGGCTGCAATGAAATGGTGATCGAGAAGTATGCTCATGTACTCGACGACAAGATAGTCTGCAGGTCATGTCTGGAAGAGGTTCATAAATTGTAG
- a CDS encoding PAS domain S-box protein, with the protein MRGYNISIQTINSEIDFIEDMTRGSSFSLLYEKTEEFVDVVASFFDAGFSNNECCLWGVSGQLDTDNAKNMLKDTGLDVDKYLESGQLMLTTCNECYIAGEGAVSEHDLKKWQEIYDIAIAEGYDGLRIVDKFTIVGEDAWQQFVEYEKKAMEFIKTKGIVGLFAFLLEARTRSEIIEIIGLHDGTVINKNDRWTLLQSSSSCKTILKETHFPDDMLENVWTGVWAVDKNDNIVYFNKGMESISGLSKGDVFGKKLVSFIPPHAGEGELTFIDIFQMAKENLHSRSYDIFPFIKPDGQFIYHSGFLLPLTDDEGNYGGMLGTIGKLVEQKINHKTLRDKFKSIQKLEDIYRKSPVVAFLWSAEDDWPVVFVSENISQFGYSADDLISGKIRYGDIIHPDDLYYVRTDVSQLEVQGKMFFSKEYRLLTKSREVRWVTERSYLIRDEKGDPAYYQGIIIDITERKKAEEAALESEKKYRMIFENSPLGLFHFNEKGIITHCNEKFLEIMQLKKKEDIIGFDLVASIVDKQMKRAVSDVFSRKVGHFEGAYHTVSTDITIYIKADYSPNIAIDGTFLGGVGVFQDITERKLAEEKLLKSEALLTEVSRIAKIGGWEFDASTGKGTWTPEIARIHELDPSTPADVELGLSFYPPGSRELIEKAVNDAVQKGEPYDLELELITAKGTHKWVRTIGNPIMEDGKVVNVTGALQDITERKKAEEAVHQAEKKYRLIFENSPLGIFQFNDKGIVTHCNEKFLEIIGLQNKEDIIGFNMVTQITDKMMKKAINDALSRKTGHFEGKYHTVVSGKDVYLKADYSPNIADDGTFLGGIGIFGDISVRKKAEEALRLDESRLEALLKINQLTDTSLKDIADFVQEEAVRLTQSKIGYLAFLNDEGTVLTVYSWSKNIMKECRVSGKKLEYPLGETGLWGESIRQKKPIVINDFDDPDLVKHGYPEGHIRLKRYMNIPIFDGKKIVGAAGVGNKEEEYDKSDVRQLTLFMEGMWRLIQRKRAEDTLREYADELSRVNTELSRANEELSSANEELKSLDRMKDDFLSNVSHEFKTPLTSIQGYSQLIGDETLGSVNEQQKKAVDTVIRNSERLRRLVDSLLYLSRAQSGKLNYSFENINLSDVIDNSMQDLALQAEGKGIELVKDIPSDLPIVTADRDKMMDVFVNLVDNAIKFTPQNGKVTITAHTTEDSLYVNVEDTGIGIPKDKIPKLFERFYQVDSSVKRRYGGTGLGLYICKKIIEDHKGDIHATSEEGKGTTMHIRLPLNQ; encoded by the coding sequence ATGCGGGGTTATAATATCAGCATCCAGACCATCAATTCAGAAATTGATTTCATAGAAGATATGACGCGGGGAAGTTCTTTTTCCCTGCTTTACGAGAAAACGGAAGAGTTTGTTGATGTCGTGGCTTCATTCTTTGATGCCGGTTTCAGTAATAATGAGTGTTGCCTGTGGGGAGTTTCAGGCCAGCTTGATACTGATAATGCAAAAAACATGCTAAAGGATACGGGTCTGGACGTAGATAAGTATCTGGAAAGCGGCCAGCTCATGCTAACCACCTGTAATGAGTGTTACATTGCCGGTGAAGGCGCAGTTTCGGAACACGACCTGAAAAAATGGCAGGAAATCTATGACATTGCAATAGCCGAAGGGTATGATGGTCTGCGAATAGTCGATAAGTTCACCATTGTAGGGGAAGATGCTTGGCAACAGTTCGTTGAATACGAAAAAAAAGCTATGGAATTTATCAAAACGAAAGGCATTGTTGGTTTATTCGCTTTTTTACTTGAAGCACGTACACGGTCAGAGATAATTGAGATCATAGGTCTGCATGATGGCACTGTCATAAATAAGAATGATAGGTGGACTCTGCTTCAAAGCTCATCATCATGCAAGACAATCCTGAAAGAGACACATTTCCCCGATGACATGCTTGAGAATGTCTGGACAGGTGTCTGGGCTGTGGATAAGAATGATAATATCGTCTACTTCAACAAGGGCATGGAATCTATTTCCGGTCTGTCAAAAGGTGACGTGTTCGGGAAGAAGTTGGTCAGTTTCATACCTCCTCATGCAGGTGAGGGGGAGTTAACTTTTATAGATATTTTCCAGATGGCAAAGGAAAATCTCCACTCAAGGAGTTATGATATTTTCCCTTTCATCAAACCAGACGGCCAGTTCATATATCACAGTGGTTTTCTGCTTCCATTAACGGATGATGAAGGTAACTATGGGGGTATGCTTGGTACCATTGGTAAGCTCGTGGAGCAAAAGATAAATCATAAAACCCTGCGGGACAAGTTCAAATCTATTCAAAAACTGGAGGATATTTACCGAAAAAGTCCGGTTGTCGCTTTCCTCTGGAGTGCCGAAGATGATTGGCCAGTAGTTTTTGTTTCCGAGAATATTTCCCAGTTCGGTTACAGTGCCGATGATCTGATATCAGGTAAAATAAGATATGGCGACATCATTCATCCGGATGATCTGTATTATGTAAGGACAGATGTTTCCCAGCTTGAAGTTCAGGGTAAGATGTTCTTTTCAAAAGAGTATCGTTTGCTAACAAAATCCAGGGAAGTGCGCTGGGTTACGGAGAGGTCGTACCTTATAAGGGATGAAAAAGGCGACCCTGCATATTATCAGGGTATCATCATTGATATCACAGAAAGGAAAAAAGCTGAAGAAGCTGCTCTGGAGTCCGAGAAAAAATATCGTATGATCTTTGAGAATTCTCCGCTTGGGCTCTTTCATTTCAATGAAAAGGGTATCATTACCCACTGCAATGAGAAGTTCCTGGAAATAATGCAACTTAAGAAGAAAGAGGATATAATCGGTTTCGATCTTGTTGCCTCAATCGTAGATAAGCAAATGAAAAGAGCTGTTTCTGATGTTTTTTCAAGGAAGGTAGGCCATTTTGAAGGAGCATACCACACAGTTTCAACCGATATTACGATCTACATCAAGGCTGATTACAGTCCAAATATAGCAATAGATGGCACATTTCTTGGCGGAGTCGGGGTTTTTCAGGATATCACTGAGCGCAAACTTGCTGAAGAAAAACTGCTTAAGAGTGAAGCTCTTCTTACTGAGGTCAGCAGGATCGCCAAAATAGGCGGCTGGGAATTTGATGCATCAACTGGCAAGGGTACGTGGACACCTGAAATTGCAAGGATCCATGAATTAGACCCTTCAACCCCTGCAGATGTTGAATTGGGATTAAGTTTCTACCCACCGGGTTCAAGAGAACTTATTGAAAAAGCTGTTAATGATGCTGTACAAAAAGGTGAACCTTACGACCTTGAACTGGAATTGATCACAGCTAAAGGTACGCATAAATGGGTTAGAACAATTGGAAATCCAATAATGGAAGATGGTAAAGTTGTGAATGTCACCGGAGCATTACAGGATATCACAGAACGTAAGAAGGCTGAAGAAGCTGTCCATCAGGCTGAAAAGAAATACCGACTTATTTTTGAGAATTCTCCACTAGGAATATTTCAGTTCAACGATAAAGGAATCGTAACTCACTGTAATGAGAAGTTTCTGGAGATAATAGGTCTGCAGAATAAGGAAGATATCATCGGCTTTAACATGGTTACACAAATCACTGACAAAATGATGAAAAAGGCCATTAATGATGCTCTGTCCAGAAAAACCGGTCATTTTGAAGGAAAATATCATACAGTCGTCAGTGGAAAGGATGTCTACCTCAAGGCTGATTACAGTCCAAATATTGCGGATGACGGTACTTTCCTTGGAGGCATCGGTATCTTCGGAGATATCTCTGTACGTAAAAAGGCAGAGGAGGCTTTACGCCTAGATGAATCAAGACTTGAAGCCCTTTTAAAGATCAACCAGCTGACCGATACTTCCCTTAAAGATATAGCAGATTTTGTACAGGAGGAGGCTGTCAGGCTTACCCAGAGTAAGATCGGTTATCTCGCTTTCCTGAATGATGAAGGAACTGTCCTTACTGTGTATTCCTGGTCAAAGAATATAATGAAGGAATGTAGGGTAAGTGGAAAGAAGCTGGAATATCCACTTGGGGAAACGGGTCTGTGGGGAGAGTCCATTCGGCAGAAAAAACCTATAGTTATAAATGATTTTGATGATCCTGACCTGGTTAAACATGGTTATCCGGAAGGGCATATAAGGCTGAAACGTTACATGAACATTCCCATATTCGATGGCAAGAAAATAGTTGGTGCTGCAGGTGTCGGAAACAAAGAAGAAGAATACGATAAATCCGATGTCAGGCAACTTACATTGTTCATGGAAGGCATGTGGAGACTTATACAGCGTAAAAGAGCAGAGGATACGCTTCGGGAGTATGCTGATGAGCTTTCCAGGGTCAATACCGAATTATCAAGGGCAAATGAAGAACTTTCCTCAGCCAACGAGGAACTGAAATCACTTGACAGGATGAAGGATGATTTCCTGTCCAATGTAAGTCATGAGTTTAAAACTCCTCTTACATCTATTCAGGGATATAGCCAGTTGATAGGGGATGAGACTCTGGGTTCTGTTAATGAGCAGCAGAAAAAGGCTGTGGACACTGTTATCAGGAACTCTGAGCGTCTGCGTAGACTTGTGGATTCCCTGTTGTATCTTAGCAGGGCACAGTCCGGAAAGCTGAATTATTCATTTGAGAACATCAATCTATCGGATGTTATTGATAATTCAATGCAGGATCTTGCACTTCAGGCAGAAGGGAAGGGCATCGAACTTGTGAAGGATATTCCCTCAGACCTTCCCATTGTAACTGCTGACCGTGACAAGATGATGGATGTTTTTGTCAACCTGGTCGATAATGCTATTAAATTCACACCACAGAATGGAAAAGTAACTATTACAGCACACACCACAGAAGATTCTCTTTATGTCAACGTGGAGGATACCGGTATCGGTATCCCCAAAGACAAGATCCCTAAGCTCTTCGAACGCTTCTATCAGGTGGATTCGTCTGTGAAAAGAAGGTATGGTGGCACCGGGCTTGGTCTTTATATCTGCAAGAAGATAATTGAGGATCACAAGGGTGATATCCATGCCACAAGTGAAGAGGGAAAAGGGACAACAATGCACATTCGTCTTCCTTTGAATCAGTAG